From a region of the Paenibacillus sp. R14(2021) genome:
- the pheA gene encoding prephenate dehydratase → MISVACLPKGSTSDEAARYLLNNQGAEIQYQYHRMIADVFLSTAEGKTSYAIIPIENTIDGSVSLHTDWLVDEVNLPIQAEWVYPSIQHLIGAASELSGADGSLTFDRIVKVMSHPVAMAQCTQYLKSRLPHAELEHVGSTSEAVRIVRDNPGRGWAAIGQISAAADNALDVLETAITDHDNNYTRFLLIGNEPFTLRESAKHKTSILITLPEDYPGALHQVLSAFSWRRINLSRIESRPTKKKLGNYYFLIDIEMSMETVLLPSAIAEIEAIGCQVRVLGSYPSFTYEAR, encoded by the coding sequence ATGATAAGTGTAGCATGTTTGCCGAAAGGCTCCACATCCGATGAAGCGGCGAGATACTTATTAAACAACCAAGGCGCCGAAATTCAGTATCAATACCACCGCATGATTGCCGACGTGTTTCTGTCGACGGCCGAAGGCAAAACGTCGTATGCCATCATTCCGATTGAGAATACCATTGACGGCTCCGTCAGCTTACATACTGATTGGTTGGTCGATGAAGTGAATTTGCCGATTCAGGCGGAATGGGTCTATCCTTCCATTCAGCATTTGATCGGTGCTGCCTCCGAGCTTTCGGGAGCAGACGGATCACTAACGTTCGACCGGATTGTGAAAGTGATGAGCCATCCTGTCGCAATGGCCCAGTGCACGCAGTATCTCAAAAGCCGTCTTCCTCACGCCGAACTAGAGCATGTGGGCAGCACGTCCGAGGCTGTACGGATCGTTCGCGACAACCCCGGACGGGGCTGGGCGGCAATCGGTCAAATCTCGGCGGCGGCGGATAACGCTCTTGACGTGCTGGAAACCGCCATTACCGATCATGACAACAATTACACGCGGTTTCTGCTTATCGGGAACGAACCGTTCACGCTGCGCGAATCGGCCAAGCATAAGACGAGCATTCTCATAACGCTGCCCGAAGATTACCCGGGGGCGCTGCATCAGGTGCTGTCCGCCTTTTCCTGGCGGCGCATCAACTTATCTCGCATCGAATCGCGGCCGACGAAGAAGAAGCTGGGCAATTACTATTTTCTCATCGATATCGAAATGTCCATGGAAACGGTGCTGCTCCCATCCGCCATTGCCGAAATTGAAGCGATTGGGTGTCAAGTCCGTGTGCTGGGCAGTTACCCTAGCTTTACGTACGAGGCTCGTTAA
- the thrB gene encoding homoserine kinase: MINGQVLVKVPASTANLGPGFDTLGMALSLYAWIEMEAADGETVFELYGDGMKGLPEDKSNLLYQVAQMVFEEAGVHIPELRIAMYSDIPLTRGLGSSASAIVGALVAANALAGSPLSEEKLFHMASELEGHPDNVGASLFGGIVVSAWDGSRAEKVRIAPHADLEVLVAIPTFQLATEKARHALPSMIEMKDAVYNVASSSLLVAALASGSLELIEFAMRDKLHQPYRAPLIPGMSEILDKATEHGALGAALSGAGPTLLTLVDRRSTRKAELEAFLIDTLQQHGIQAETRWLMPDLNGPELSIGQTDRSIPFMERIKGEVRA; this comes from the coding sequence ATGATAAACGGCCAGGTATTGGTAAAGGTTCCGGCCAGCACGGCGAATCTCGGTCCGGGCTTTGATACGCTTGGCATGGCGCTGTCGCTTTACGCTTGGATTGAAATGGAAGCCGCGGATGGCGAGACCGTCTTCGAACTATACGGGGACGGTATGAAGGGCTTGCCCGAGGATAAGTCCAATTTGCTTTATCAAGTAGCGCAGATGGTCTTCGAGGAGGCCGGCGTGCATATACCGGAGCTTCGCATCGCGATGTATAGCGACATTCCGTTGACGCGGGGACTCGGAAGCAGTGCTTCCGCCATCGTCGGCGCGCTTGTTGCGGCGAATGCGCTGGCAGGCAGTCCGCTTAGCGAGGAGAAGCTGTTTCACATGGCTTCTGAATTGGAGGGTCATCCCGACAATGTAGGCGCCTCTCTATTCGGCGGCATCGTCGTATCCGCTTGGGACGGCAGCAGGGCCGAGAAAGTGCGGATTGCGCCGCATGCGGATCTTGAGGTGCTGGTCGCGATTCCGACTTTTCAGTTGGCAACGGAGAAAGCGCGTCATGCGCTTCCATCCATGATTGAGATGAAGGATGCGGTCTACAATGTGGCAAGCAGCTCCCTCTTGGTGGCTGCATTGGCCAGTGGCAGCCTGGAGCTAATCGAGTTCGCGATGCGGGACAAGCTGCATCAGCCTTATCGCGCGCCGCTCATCCCGGGCATGTCTGAAATTTTGGATAAGGCAACGGAGCACGGGGCGCTTGGAGCCGCGCTCAGCGGCGCAGGTCCGACGCTGCTTACGCTTGTCGACCGAAGAAGCACACGGAAAGCAGAGCTGGAAGCTTTCCTGATTGATACGCTGCAGCAGCACGGCATTCAAGCCGAGACAAGGTGGCTGATGCCGGATTTGAACGGACCCGAGCTGTCGATCGGGCAGACGGACAGATCCATTCCTTTCATGGAACGAATTAAAGGAGAAGTCAGGGCATGA
- a CDS encoding homoserine dehydrogenase, with protein MKPIKVGLLGLGTVGTGVVRLIEGHQTDLESQVGSPIVIEKVLVQNKSKVRAVSVSPDKLTEDAWEIINNPDIDVIVEVMGGIEITKNYILEALSRGKHIVTANKDLMALHGPEILAKAQEHGCDVMYEASVAGGIPIIRTLVEGFSSDRITKIMGIVNGTTNYILTKMSKEGAAYGDVLKEAQDLGYAEADPTSDVEGLDAARKMTILATLGFRANVALEDVDVRGISSISREDILYAKRLGYEVKLLGIAERQDDYISVSVQPTMVKLSHPIASVNGVFNAVYVYGEAVGETMFYGAGAGELPTATSIVADLVAVVKNLKLGVNGKQEKLAYKEKKLKTDEQIASKYFLLLHVDDRAGVLARITQAFAEYEVSLESVLQQPNPDIPEAEIIIITHDANKAAVKRVLKSLDSMDVVKAVKSVYRVEG; from the coding sequence ATGAAGCCGATTAAAGTAGGATTGCTTGGATTAGGTACTGTAGGAACAGGTGTTGTTCGCCTTATTGAGGGACATCAGACTGATTTGGAGAGTCAAGTGGGGTCTCCGATTGTGATCGAAAAGGTGCTCGTTCAAAATAAAAGCAAAGTGCGCGCGGTGAGCGTATCCCCGGACAAATTAACGGAGGATGCTTGGGAAATCATCAATAACCCGGATATTGATGTGATCGTCGAAGTGATGGGCGGCATCGAAATCACAAAAAATTATATTCTTGAAGCCTTGTCCCGCGGCAAGCATATCGTTACGGCGAATAAGGATTTGATGGCGCTGCATGGTCCTGAAATTTTGGCGAAGGCGCAAGAGCATGGCTGCGACGTCATGTATGAAGCCAGCGTAGCCGGCGGCATTCCGATTATACGTACACTGGTTGAAGGCTTCTCTTCGGACCGTATTACGAAGATTATGGGGATCGTAAACGGCACAACGAACTATATTCTTACCAAAATGAGCAAAGAAGGCGCAGCGTACGGCGACGTACTGAAGGAGGCTCAGGATCTTGGTTATGCCGAAGCAGATCCGACGTCCGACGTGGAAGGCTTGGACGCGGCGCGCAAAATGACCATTCTCGCAACGCTCGGCTTCCGCGCGAACGTAGCGCTTGAGGATGTCGATGTCAGAGGCATTTCGTCGATCAGCCGCGAGGATATTCTCTATGCGAAGCGTCTGGGATACGAAGTGAAATTGCTCGGCATCGCGGAGCGTCAAGACGATTATATCAGCGTCAGCGTGCAGCCGACGATGGTGAAGCTGTCCCACCCGATCGCATCCGTGAACGGCGTGTTTAATGCGGTCTATGTCTACGGCGAAGCCGTCGGCGAGACCATGTTCTACGGCGCAGGCGCAGGCGAGCTGCCGACGGCGACCTCCATAGTGGCGGACCTGGTCGCTGTCGTGAAGAACCTGAAGCTGGGCGTAAATGGCAAGCAAGAGAAACTGGCTTACAAGGAGAAGAAGCTCAAGACCGACGAGCAGATCGCTTCGAAGTATTTCCTGCTGCTGCATGTGGATGACCGCGCAGGTGTGCTTGCCCGTATTACGCAGGCGTTCGCGGAGTATGAAGTCAGCCTGGAGTCCGTGCTGCAGCAGCCGAATCCGGACATTCCTGAGGCAGAAATTATTATCATCACGCATGACGCCAACAAGGCAGCCGTTAAGCGCGTATTGAAGTCGCTGGACAGCATGGATGTCGTGAAAGCAGTCAAGAGCGTGTACCGTGTAGAAGGCTAG
- a CDS encoding ACT domain-containing protein, producing MEERYYVVREDMLPEAIVKTIQVKEMLRRGEASTVHEAAERVGLSRSAFYKYKDGVFTQNNLQRETITTISMDLDHRSGILSKVLGLVAGSEGNVLTIHQTIPLQGLANVVISVDTSLISGALSELMDALRRQDGVRKASIIGQG from the coding sequence GTGGAAGAACGCTATTATGTCGTCCGTGAGGACATGCTGCCGGAAGCAATCGTGAAGACGATTCAGGTGAAAGAAATGCTCCGGCGCGGGGAAGCATCCACCGTTCATGAAGCTGCAGAACGCGTCGGATTAAGCCGAAGCGCTTTCTATAAGTATAAAGACGGCGTATTTACGCAGAACAACCTCCAAAGAGAAACGATTACGACCATTTCTATGGATTTGGATCATCGGTCGGGCATACTCTCGAAGGTGCTGGGACTCGTAGCCGGCTCTGAAGGAAACGTACTTACGATTCATCAGACGATCCCGCTGCAAGGGCTGGCGAATGTCGTTATTTCTGTCGATACATCATTAATCAGCGGCGCACTGTCTGAGCTCATGGATGCGCTTCGCAGACAGGACGGCGTACGCAAGGCGTCCATTATCGGGCAAGGATAG
- the obgE gene encoding GTPase ObgE → MFVDKAKIFVKGGDGGNGIVSYRREKYVPQGGPAGGDGGKGGDVIFRVDEGLRTLMDFRYQKHFKGERGERGKVKTMHGANAENTVIRIPPGTVILDEDSQEIIADMTQQGSEIVVARGGRGGRGNTRFASASNPAPDFAENGEEGQERWIVLELKVMADVGLVGFPSVGKSTLLSIVSAAQPKIGAYHFTTLSPNLGVVDVGDGRSFVMADLPGLIEGAHEGVGLGHDFLRHVERTRIILHVLDMSGSEGRDPYDDWVKINQELELYNPILAERPQIIVANKMDMPEAEEQLALFREQLEAREEEVKHEVVAMSSLTKKGVQELLYKAADLLATVPETRMIEEVRDVAERKVYTLDKEEDRSFKVGRENEGFYVESAYIEKFMKRVNLNNSYDAIMRFARTLRLMGVDAELRSIGAKDGDIVRIGDFTFEFFEGSDFYYHD, encoded by the coding sequence ATGTTTGTCGATAAGGCGAAAATATTTGTAAAAGGCGGCGACGGCGGCAACGGAATCGTGTCGTACCGCAGGGAGAAATACGTACCGCAGGGCGGACCAGCCGGCGGCGACGGCGGAAAGGGCGGCGACGTCATTTTTCGCGTCGATGAAGGCCTTCGCACGTTGATGGACTTCAGGTATCAGAAACACTTTAAGGGCGAACGAGGCGAGCGCGGCAAAGTCAAGACGATGCACGGCGCGAACGCGGAGAACACGGTCATTCGTATTCCGCCTGGAACGGTTATCCTAGACGAAGATTCACAGGAAATTATTGCGGACATGACGCAACAGGGCTCGGAAATCGTCGTTGCGAGAGGCGGACGCGGCGGACGGGGCAACACTCGTTTCGCATCGGCAAGCAATCCGGCTCCAGACTTTGCCGAGAACGGCGAAGAGGGTCAGGAACGCTGGATCGTGCTTGAGTTGAAAGTAATGGCAGACGTGGGTCTTGTCGGATTCCCAAGCGTGGGCAAATCGACGCTGCTCTCCATTGTATCGGCGGCGCAGCCGAAGATCGGCGCGTACCACTTCACGACGTTGTCACCGAACCTTGGAGTCGTCGACGTTGGTGATGGCCGAAGCTTCGTCATGGCGGACCTTCCAGGTCTGATCGAGGGTGCGCATGAAGGCGTCGGACTCGGACATGATTTCTTGCGGCATGTCGAACGCACGCGCATTATACTGCATGTGCTGGATATGTCCGGCTCGGAAGGGCGCGACCCTTATGACGACTGGGTGAAGATCAATCAGGAGCTGGAGCTCTATAACCCGATTCTGGCGGAGCGCCCGCAGATTATTGTCGCGAACAAGATGGACATGCCGGAAGCGGAAGAGCAGCTTGCGCTGTTCCGTGAACAGCTGGAAGCTAGGGAAGAAGAAGTCAAGCATGAGGTCGTCGCCATGTCTTCGCTGACGAAGAAGGGCGTTCAGGAGCTGCTCTACAAGGCAGCCGATCTGCTGGCGACCGTACCGGAGACGCGCATGATTGAGGAAGTCAGGGACGTCGCGGAACGTAAAGTGTACACGCTGGATAAAGAGGAAGACCGCTCGTTCAAGGTTGGCAGGGAGAACGAAGGCTTCTACGTCGAAAGCGCCTATATCGAGAAGTTCATGAAGCGCGTCAACTTGAACAACTCTTACGATGCGATTATGCGGTTCGCAAGAACGCTGCGGTTGATGGGTGTCGATGCTGAGCTTCGCAGCATTGGTGCCAAGGACGGCGATATTGTACGAATCGGGGACTTCACGTTCGAATTCTTCGAAGGAAGCGATTTTTATTATCACGATTAA
- a CDS encoding Spo0B domain-containing protein — translation MNRTSYYAASSIIVPAAAVLIWPSQQGLLVLFVIWTVLAAWLWFRSIQNEQQRRYLRLEQTMQETAITTLNHHRHDWMNDLQVLYGYIRMGKMDKTIPYVEQIRERMMSESKIAKLGDPALIMFLQSFRTQCNTMVIDMDIDGDVNLADLPLDGRRAAETVMALIQAYRFATAPNYGEPAKLLIDLSRDEDELHISFHFDGDLKSPEEWKTNCERALQGSPLFLADTDYDEGSLALEAKLGK, via the coding sequence ATGAATCGCACCAGTTATTATGCTGCTTCATCCATCATTGTACCTGCAGCTGCAGTTCTTATTTGGCCTTCACAGCAGGGGCTGCTTGTCCTCTTCGTTATTTGGACCGTGCTAGCGGCATGGTTATGGTTCCGCAGCATACAGAACGAGCAGCAGCGTCGCTATTTACGCTTGGAACAGACGATGCAGGAGACGGCAATAACGACACTGAATCATCACCGCCATGATTGGATGAATGATCTTCAGGTTCTGTACGGTTATATTCGGATGGGTAAAATGGATAAGACGATTCCGTACGTGGAACAGATAAGAGAACGGATGATGAGCGAAAGCAAAATCGCGAAGCTTGGCGATCCTGCGCTCATTATGTTTTTGCAGTCCTTTCGAACGCAATGTAACACAATGGTCATTGATATGGACATCGACGGCGACGTGAATCTGGCCGATCTGCCGCTGGATGGCAGAAGGGCGGCGGAGACCGTCATGGCGCTGATTCAAGCCTATCGGTTTGCAACGGCGCCGAACTATGGTGAACCGGCAAAGCTGCTAATCGATCTATCAAGGGATGAGGACGAGCTTCATATTTCGTTTCATTTTGATGGGGACTTGAAGTCGCCTGAAGAGTGGAAGACGAATTGCGAGCGTGCGCTTCAGGGCTCGCCGCTGTTCCTGGCGGATACGGATTACGATGAAGGCAGCTTAGCGCTTGAGGCGAAGCTTGGGAAATAG
- the rpmA gene encoding 50S ribosomal protein L27, translated as MLKLNLQLFASKKGVGSTKNGRDSQSKRLGAKRADGQTVTAGSILVRQRGTKVHPGNNVGIGKDDTLFAKIEGVVKYERWGRDRKKVSVYPVAAAAVAAAE; from the coding sequence ATGTTGAAACTGAATCTTCAGCTCTTCGCTTCGAAGAAAGGCGTAGGTTCCACAAAGAACGGACGTGACAGCCAATCCAAACGTCTCGGCGCTAAACGCGCTGACGGTCAAACGGTAACGGCGGGAAGCATCCTTGTTCGTCAACGCGGAACGAAAGTTCACCCGGGCAACAACGTTGGTATCGGTAAAGACGATACGCTCTTCGCGAAAATTGAAGGCGTCGTGAAATACGAACGTTGGGGACGCGACCGTAAGAAAGTCAGCGTTTACCCGGTTGCAGCAGCTGCTGTCGCTGCAGCGGAATAA
- a CDS encoding ribosomal-processing cysteine protease Prp: MITVTIERQSAVDSRIVSFVIEGHAKFAKPGKDIVCAGVSSVSVGTVNAIEALAGVVLPASMKSGWLRSEIPVADDAVSNEKVQLLLESMIVMLQSIADAYGKYVGIRQQFRE; encoded by the coding sequence ATGATTACGGTCACTATTGAGCGGCAATCAGCTGTTGATTCACGGATCGTATCGTTTGTAATCGAAGGACATGCTAAGTTTGCCAAGCCCGGCAAAGACATTGTATGCGCGGGCGTATCGTCTGTTTCAGTCGGTACGGTGAACGCGATCGAGGCACTGGCGGGCGTCGTGCTCCCGGCTTCGATGAAGAGCGGATGGCTCCGGTCGGAAATCCCAGTAGCTGATGACGCGGTCTCGAACGAGAAAGTGCAGCTTCTTCTGGAAAGCATGATCGTGATGCTTCAGTCGATTGCAGATGCATACGGAAAGTATGTTGGAATTCGTCAACAATTTCGTGAGTAA
- the rplU gene encoding 50S ribosomal protein L21: MFAIIETGGKQYKVQEGDVLYIEKLDAAEGGSVTFDRVLAVSKGAELVTGAPLVSGATVTATVEKHGRGQKIIVYKYKAKKNYRRKQGHRQPYSKVTIGKIQA, from the coding sequence ATGTTTGCGATTATTGAAACTGGTGGAAAACAATACAAAGTGCAAGAAGGCGACGTTCTTTACATCGAGAAATTGGATGCTGCTGAAGGCGGGAGCGTAACATTCGACCGCGTATTGGCTGTTTCCAAAGGCGCAGAGCTCGTAACTGGCGCTCCGCTTGTTTCCGGCGCTACTGTAACGGCTACAGTTGAAAAACACGGCAGAGGTCAAAAAATCATCGTTTATAAATATAAAGCGAAGAAAAACTACCGCCGTAAGCAAGGTCACCGTCAACCGTACTCCAAAGTAACGATTGGCAAAATCCAAGCTTAA
- a CDS encoding arsenic transporter, which translates to MYGTLATTLTIFSFVMTVVLILWRPKEINEAIPAMAGAVLVLLSGTVTLDDFGQISKTVSGAAITIMATIVMAVVLESFGFFIWAAEGLAARAKGSGIRLFWYVNLICFLMTLFFNNDGSILITTPILLILLQNLGLKPHQKIPYLLSGALVATASSAPIGVSNIVNLIALKIVHMTLYMHTLMMFVPASLGLLFMVFLIFLVSYRSLPKKLPAMNGKLWMKSLDTSQHPLKHAPTVSRLTFSTPIARTRFMQKVLLFVFFMRVCLFVASYFAIPIWLVSVVGSAILLGWRWYYLRIPPVDMIKKTPWHILVFAFGMYVIIYGIHNIGFTSWLVHVFEPIVSGSLLNASLILGMIQSAMSTLFNNHPALMIGTLTLTDMNLDPLTLKIAYLANVIGSDIGSLLLPVGTLASLIWLHVLRKNKVKVSWKDYTKVTIIVIPPTVLFTLVILYYWVSWIF; encoded by the coding sequence ATGTATGGCACTTTAGCGACTACGTTAACCATCTTCTCATTTGTCATGACTGTCGTTCTCATCCTATGGAGGCCGAAGGAAATCAACGAAGCGATCCCGGCTATGGCCGGAGCTGTGCTCGTGCTGCTTAGCGGAACCGTCACACTGGATGATTTTGGTCAAATCTCCAAAACCGTGAGCGGGGCGGCGATTACGATCATGGCCACCATCGTCATGGCCGTCGTGCTGGAAAGCTTCGGTTTTTTTATTTGGGCGGCGGAAGGACTAGCTGCTCGGGCCAAAGGCTCAGGCATCCGACTTTTTTGGTATGTCAACCTGATCTGCTTTCTGATGACGCTCTTCTTCAACAATGACGGCAGCATTCTCATTACAACGCCCATTCTGCTTATTTTGCTGCAAAACTTAGGCCTCAAGCCGCATCAGAAGATTCCCTATCTGCTCTCGGGCGCCCTTGTCGCAACCGCGTCGAGCGCACCGATTGGGGTAAGCAATATCGTTAATTTAATCGCGCTCAAAATCGTCCATATGACGCTTTATATGCATACGCTTATGATGTTCGTGCCCGCAAGCCTTGGACTTTTGTTCATGGTTTTCCTCATTTTCCTGGTCAGTTACCGATCCCTGCCGAAGAAGCTTCCCGCCATGAACGGAAAGCTGTGGATGAAGAGCCTGGACACGTCGCAGCATCCGCTGAAGCATGCGCCGACGGTGAGCCGGCTTACATTCTCCACGCCGATAGCGAGGACCCGCTTCATGCAAAAGGTGCTGCTCTTCGTATTTTTCATGCGCGTCTGCTTGTTCGTCGCTTCTTATTTTGCTATCCCGATCTGGCTTGTTTCGGTTGTGGGATCTGCAATCCTGCTAGGATGGCGCTGGTATTACCTGCGCATTCCGCCAGTTGATATGATCAAAAAGACGCCGTGGCATATTCTCGTCTTCGCCTTCGGCATGTATGTCATCATTTATGGGATCCATAATATCGGCTTTACATCGTGGCTTGTCCACGTCTTCGAACCGATCGTAAGCGGCAGCTTGCTGAACGCAAGCCTTATTCTGGGCATGATTCAAAGTGCCATGTCGACGCTCTTCAATAACCATCCTGCACTAATGATCGGCACCTTAACATTGACGGATATGAATCTAGACCCGCTCACGCTCAAAATCGCCTACTTGGCAAATGTCATCGGAAGCGACATCGGCTCATTGCTTCTGCCTGTTGGTACGCTTGCTTCTCTAATCTGGCTGCATGTCCTGCGCAAAAACAAAGTCAAAGTGAGCTGGAAGGACTACACCAAGGTTACCATTATCGTCATCCCGCCGACCGTCTTGTTCACCTTGGTCATTCTATACTATTGGGTTAGCTGGATTTTTTAA
- a CDS encoding Rne/Rng family ribonuclease — MKKMLVHGQIDMLQIAIVNDRTLYEFYMEKKDNAGQLAGSIYKGRVVNVLPGMQAAFVDIGLAKNAFLYIDDVLHPHLERQAKEKPQIGTLLKAGQELLVQVMKEPFGGKGARVTTHFSLPGRFLVYMPIADYVGVSKKVSTESVRSRMRVIGEAIRHPGEGVILRTAAEGESHEALQQDVQLLRELWHAIEHKGLEAPAPSLLHRDADLVHRLVRDLLTTEMDEIWIDDPAVYQKTEVMMSSVAPGMLPRLRLFDPQQSRGVSLFQQYQIREQLHVACQRRYRLKSGGDLVWDQTEALTVIDVNTGKYIGTSDLEDTVFRTNLEAAEQIARLLRLRDAGGIIIVDFIDMEEEGHREQVMQLLESHVRSDRTKCQVVGWTRLGLLEMTRKKVREQTTAPVKDTLKNPANPIV; from the coding sequence ATGAAGAAAATGCTGGTGCACGGTCAAATAGATATGCTGCAAATCGCAATCGTGAACGATAGAACGCTTTATGAGTTTTATATGGAGAAGAAGGACAATGCAGGTCAGCTGGCGGGAAGTATTTACAAAGGCCGCGTCGTCAACGTGCTGCCGGGCATGCAGGCGGCTTTCGTCGACATCGGGCTGGCCAAAAACGCTTTTCTATACATCGATGATGTACTGCATCCGCACTTGGAGCGCCAAGCTAAGGAAAAGCCCCAAATCGGAACGCTGCTGAAAGCTGGTCAAGAGCTGCTCGTGCAGGTAATGAAAGAGCCGTTTGGGGGCAAGGGCGCCCGGGTAACGACTCATTTCTCACTGCCAGGCAGATTTCTCGTTTATATGCCGATTGCGGATTACGTCGGCGTTTCAAAGAAAGTTAGCACGGAATCGGTCCGCTCACGCATGCGCGTCATCGGCGAAGCGATTCGGCATCCGGGAGAAGGTGTCATTTTGCGGACAGCAGCCGAAGGCGAGAGTCACGAAGCGCTTCAGCAGGACGTGCAGCTTCTCCGCGAGCTCTGGCATGCCATCGAGCATAAAGGCTTGGAAGCGCCCGCGCCTTCACTCCTCCACAGGGACGCGGATCTCGTGCACCGGCTCGTACGGGATTTGCTGACAACGGAGATGGACGAAATCTGGATCGATGACCCCGCGGTCTATCAGAAGACGGAAGTCATGATGAGCAGCGTTGCGCCCGGCATGCTGCCGAGGCTGCGTTTATTCGATCCGCAGCAGAGCAGGGGCGTATCCTTGTTTCAGCAGTATCAGATCCGCGAGCAGCTGCATGTGGCTTGCCAGCGGCGTTACCGCCTGAAGTCCGGAGGCGATTTGGTTTGGGACCAAACGGAAGCGCTGACCGTTATCGATGTGAATACAGGCAAATACATCGGAACTTCTGATTTGGAAGACACGGTCTTTCGGACTAACCTGGAGGCAGCGGAGCAGATCGCAAGGCTGCTGCGTCTTCGCGACGCAGGCGGAATTATCATCGTCGATTTTATCGATATGGAAGAGGAAGGGCACCGGGAACAAGTGATGCAGCTGCTGGAGAGCCATGTTCGTTCTGATCGGACGAAATGTCAGGTTGTCGGCTGGACAAGACTTGGGCTGCTGGAAATGACACGCAAGAAAGTGCGCGAGCAAACGACAGCGCCTGTTAAGGATACGTTAAAAAATCCAGCTAACCCAATAGTATAG
- a CDS encoding site-2 protease family protein yields MIKLGGIRWSIHPLFVLVMLASVLTGYFVELMTLFAIVIVHELGHVVAARGYGWTVREVKLLPFGGVAEVEDGSGLPAKEEALVAIAGPLQNAWMAGAAWLLGQLGIWSHEWAAYVCQANIMIGLFNMLPILPLDGGKLMQAALSRTLTFHGTLIWGTRMSLLFSSMMIAYAFVPAIISRNAIHLQLNLAAVGFFLLFSNWTAYRNIPFLFLRFLTNRAVSSSRSVTQGVWALPIIVPKGYAILDALRLFKRDSYHLIVVMEEKGEVLAVLPEQRLVNGFLSDGKADRAVLELFM; encoded by the coding sequence TTGATTAAACTTGGCGGCATCCGGTGGTCTATTCATCCGCTCTTCGTGCTCGTCATGCTCGCTTCTGTCCTGACAGGGTATTTCGTAGAGCTAATGACCTTGTTCGCAATTGTCATCGTCCATGAGCTAGGACATGTCGTCGCTGCTAGAGGTTACGGCTGGACGGTTCGCGAGGTGAAGCTGCTGCCTTTCGGCGGGGTGGCTGAGGTTGAGGACGGGAGCGGACTGCCGGCGAAGGAGGAGGCACTCGTAGCTATCGCGGGTCCCCTCCAAAATGCGTGGATGGCCGGAGCGGCTTGGCTCCTCGGCCAGCTTGGGATATGGAGCCATGAGTGGGCGGCGTATGTATGTCAGGCGAATATCATGATTGGCCTTTTCAATATGCTTCCAATTCTGCCGCTGGATGGCGGGAAGCTGATGCAGGCGGCCCTCAGCAGGACGCTAACCTTTCATGGGACATTGATATGGGGGACTAGAATGAGTCTCCTATTCAGTTCGATGATGATCGCGTATGCGTTCGTGCCGGCCATAATCAGCAGAAACGCGATTCATCTGCAGCTGAATCTCGCAGCTGTGGGATTCTTCCTCCTGTTCAGCAATTGGACAGCTTATCGCAATATCCCGTTCTTGTTCCTGCGTTTCTTGACGAATCGGGCGGTTTCGTCCTCTAGATCGGTGACTCAGGGCGTCTGGGCGCTGCCGATTATCGTTCCCAAGGGCTACGCCATTCTGGATGCACTGCGGCTGTTTAAGCGGGACAGCTACCACTTGATTGTCGTGATGGAAGAGAAGGGGGAAGTGCTCGCGGTATTGCCGGAGCAGCGGCTCGTTAACGGATTTCTGTCGGATGGCAAGGCCGATCGTGCAGTCTTAGAGCTTTTCATGTAA